DNA sequence from the Treponema sp. OMZ 838 genome:
AAATTTACAAAAGATAGTTGAAGCACTTTATTACCCTCTTATTTTTTTTGCTTGTCATTAGGCCTGTCCGATAACTTCGTTGTCGAACAGGTTTATTATAATACCAGGCTGTTGCAATATACGTAAGCCCCTTTATCCGGCAAAAATGATCTCCGGTTCAAGTTCAAAACCGGTTCTATCTTTCACCTGTCTTTGAACTGCCTCAATGAGTTCCACAATATCCCGTGCAGTTGCGGAACCGGTATTCACAATAAAATTCCCATGCCACGGCGCCACCTGGGCGTCTCCTATTCGCAGACCGCGTAAGCCGGCCTCATCTATCAGCTGACCGGATGGTTTTCCGAATGCATGATTATTTTTAAACACGCTCCCTGCCGAAGGGAGTTTAAAGTGTCCCTTCGACGTTCTGTCCGTAATGCGGCTCTCCATTATGTTACGGATGAGTATCGCATCTCCTTGTTCAACTCCAAACGTTGCGGAAACAATTACCGGTCGGTTACCATCAATCGCTGCGTATCGTTTATTTGACGGTTGAAACGGCGATTGTTTATAGCCCCAATCTTCTTTACGGCAATTATATTCCTGCAATGTGCAGCCTTTTTCAGAAAAATACAACGCCGATACGGAAAATAATACATCGGAAATCGATTTTTCGTAACAACGGGCGTTCATAAAGACTGCCCCTCCCACCGTTCCGGGAAGCCCGGCAAAATCTTCCAACCCGGTAAGGCCGTGCTCCGCGCAGAATTCCGTTAGATCTTGCACGAGCGATCCGGCTTCCGCTTGAACAAACAGGTGGCCTGCAGATTCCACCAGCAGGATTTTATTTAATCTACAGGTATGGATAACGGCTCCCCGTATTCCTTCATCCGGAATTAACAGGTTGCTGCCACCGCCTAATAGTATTGCCGGTATGCGTTCCGCATGAATAAACGTCAGTGCCGCTGCCAATTCATCCTGAGATGAAGGCCTAATATATATATCGGCATTTCCACCGATTTTGAAACTCGTAAATGAACTCAATTTTACGTTTTTTTGTATTATATCACAGAATTTAACAGGGAAACTGTTTTTTTTCTCTTTTTCTCCTAGATTAAACATACTAAAACACTATATACTATCAGCGGTATTTATAAAAGACTTGTCTTTTGAAAATATACGGCGCATCTGCGTTGTCGCGCAACGTATCAGAACCGCCATGGACGGCGGTGGGTGCAAGCAGTAGCAAGTTTTTCGTTAGAAAAACTTGTCGTTAAAAAACGTACACGGATGTACGTTTTTTAACAGGCTATTTTCAAAAGGCTTACGGAAAATGTATTTTCAGAAATGGCAAGAAAAATACCAATTGGTTATCATACAGGAGATTTTTTTATGAGTTTACGCATATATAACACATTGGGGCATAAAATAGAGGACTTTGTGCCGGTTGATCCGAAAAAGGTGGGCTTCTACGGTTGCGGTCCGACTGTATATAACTATGCGCATATCGGTAACTTGCGGGCGTATGTATTCCAAGATACGCTGTCGCGCCTGCTGCGTTTTTTAGGGTATCCGGTAACCCATGTGATGAATATAACCGATATCGGTCATCTTTCGGGAGACGCCGATGACGGTGAAGATAAGATGGTTAAGACAGCGAAGGAGCGCGGACAGAGTGTGTTGGAGATTGCCGATTTTTACACTCAAGCGTTCTTTAAGGATACCGAACGGCTTAACATCCGCCGTCCCGATGTCGTATGCAAGGCCACCGAACATGTATCCGATATGATAGAGCTGATCAAACGGATTGAAGCGAATGGACACACGTATTCGGCAGGCGGGAATCTCTACTATGATATTATGACCTTTCCAAAATATGGAGAACTTGCGTCGATTAATCTTGAAGACCTCAAGGCAGGCGCACGCATCGAAGTGGATGAAAATAAGCGGAATCCGCATGATTTTGTGCTCTGGTTTACCAAGAGCAAGTTTGAAAATCAAGCTCTAGTGTGGGATTCTCCGTGGGGTAGGGGATATCCGGGCTGGCATATCGAGTGTTCCGCCATGAGTATGAAGTATCTAGGCGAGCAGTTTGATATTCATACGGGCGGTATCGATCATATCCGTATTCACCATACAAACGAGATAGCCCAGTCGGAAGGGGCAACCGGCAAAAAATGGGTAAAATATTGGCTCCATAACGAATTTTTGGTGATGAACAAGGGGAAAATGTCCAAGTCTACCGGCGATTTTATCACCTTAGATAAGGTGATTGAGGCGGGGTATGCGCCGCTCGATTACCGTTTCCTGTTGCTGGGTGGACATTACCGCAGTCAGCTTACCTTTTCGTGGGAAGCGATGGAAACGGCAAAGAATGCGCGTAAAAACCTTGAACAAAGGATTTCCAATCTGCTGACTGAAGCAAAAACGTTTCCCGATTTCCCCTGTGGCGGTCTAACAGCCGAACAATCGATTGCGCTGCTCCATACCGAAAAAGCACGCGGTTGTTTTACGGACTTTGTGCATGCGCTTGAAGAAGATATTTCGACACCGCGTGCACTTTCCGTGCTGCAGCTGGCCGTTAAAGATAAGGAGCTCGATGCAAGTGAAGCTGTTACGTTAATTCGTATTTTCGATACGGTACTTGCCTTACATTTAATAGAAGAAGCAGAAGCGCTTCATACCGGCACCGAATCAGTCGATAATGCAGAAGAAATCGAACGCTTGGTTGCTGAACGGACGGAAGCGAAAAAGAATAAAGACTTTAAACGGGCGGATGAAATCCGTAACGTGCTGAAAGATCGTGGAATTGCTTTAGAAGATACGGCAAACGGAACGCTGTGGCGTAAGATGTAACCTTTGGGAGACTGAGTTGTTTGATGAATTAGCGCCGTTAGATGCGCTTTCCGATAAGGATTTTAAAACCATTTATGATGCGGTAATACCGGCACTGTACAAGGTTGCCTATAATGTTGTACGGGAAGAAGATGCTGCTGAAGACCTGTGCCATGATGCGCTGATTAAGATGACGGAAAAGGAGATGAAATTTCCGTCGTTAAATGATGCAAAGTATTGGCTTATCAGAGTGGTAAAAAATGCAGCGCTGAACTATGCGAAACGGCGAGTGCTGGAGCGGAAAGTATATACGCGTGCCTTTAAAGAAGATCAGCGTAAAATAGACTCCGGTGAGACTGCGCTCTTGAAAGATGAAACAATTCAAGATGTACAGCATGCATTGGAGCAATTGCCTGAAAAACTGCGGATAGCACTACAGCTTCGTGAATATACCGAGTTGAATTATAAGGAGATTGGACGTATCCTTGGTATTAGCGAAGGAAATGTGAAAGTCCGTATTTTCCGTGCACGGGAATATTTAGCAAAAGTTATAGGAGAAGATAATGTCTACATGCCCTAATAAAGATCTTTTGTCTGCTTATATCGACGGTGAAATTCTGTTCCCTTGGAAAGGAACAATAGAACAGCATTTACAGCAATGTGCTACATGCAAAAAAATATACGGTCAATATATGATGGTGCACCGTTATATGCAAAAACCAACGGCCGAAGCGGAGTTTGATGCGGGGGATTCTTTTGCTAAATTGCTTGAAAAGCGAAATGCCGTATTACAGAATAAATCGCAAACCCAAAAACGGCGATGGGCATTAAGCTCAGGTGAACGGTGGTTTTCGTCTTCCATTCGCATTCCTGTTTCTGCCGCCGCAGCCGCTATTCTGGTTTTTGTCTTTTTGCCGCTTATATTATTCTTCAAAGTAGAACATACTATCAATTCAGTTGCTGCGGCTCAGTCTTCTTTTACTCCGATTATTCCCGTTTCGCTTGAGAAACAAAAGCCTATTACCGAGATAGATTACGGCATTACCCAAACAAGCGGTACTCAAAACTATGCCGTATCGACTAAAGCAGTGAATACTAATGCTAAGTTCTTTACGGTCGGTGAATTTACCCGTTTGTATTCAAAAGATGAAAATTTATTTCAGCCGGTTGAATCTACAGTCGATCTTAAAATTTCTTCTTCGTCGTTTCCGCTTTCATCGGAGTATCAATCGCTTTATATCATCGCTGATCCCAATATAAGAATAAGCAATCGATGAAGCTTTTTTATCTCATAAGAAAGTATCCCTTTTTTCGCTTTCTTATTTTTTCATTTGTTATCGGCGGTATAGTAGCCGGTATTATTTTCTTTTCTCGATCTACCATTCGTTCCAATGTTATTACAGCCGTGTCTCCTCAAGTGACCGTGCCGGGTGAACGCGTTACTGTAGCAGGTAAGAATTTTGGACAGCCTTCAATCCATTCGTGGCTTATGATCGGCAATGACAGAATTAAATCCGACCGGTGTATTGAATGGACTGATACGAGGATCGTTTTTGAAGCACCTGATACTCTCTATGAAGATATGCTGTACGTAGTGACTAAGAATAAGCAAGGAAATGCAGTCATGTTGGTGAATCAGACTGTTTTTCCGGTTAGTTCAAAACGTACCGCAGACGAAAATCTTCCGTTTATCGACTCTTTGGAGACCGATTCGGGCAATGTGGGGGATCTGATTTCCATTCACGGCAAAAACTTCGGTCATGCGCGTAATAATTCGGTTGTACTATTTACAGGAATGCAGAATGCCATTTACGCACAAAATACTGCAAAAGAAGCGGTGTTGACCGGGGCCGAATGCAGCGAATCGGATTTTGATTACGAATTTTGGAGCGATCGTGAGTTGCGGATACGGGTACCCGATGCCGCGGATACGGGAAATGTCGTGATTATTACCGAAGCGGGGATGAGTAATCCTGTAGCGTTCCGGTTGAAAAACAAATACGGTACAAAAACCTATACGAATACGAGGACATATCGTCTTGTTTCCGAAGTTGAAATTTCCGATTTTCTGGCAGAGACGCCGAATACCTTCTTTTTGCAGATACCGTTGCCGCAAAAAATGGAAACACAGCGTACCGTTACTATTAATTCCGTCCAACCGGAGCCGTTTGTACCCTCATATCAGGGTGCGAGTATTTACCGTTTTCATAATGTTGAATCCGGCAGTAAAATACAGATCCGGCAGGAATACAGCGTATCCCGCAGTATAGTTGAAACGAATGTTAATGTTGCGTCTCTCAGGAGGACGGAGCAAAATAATCCGCTTTTGTATGCCGCATATACCGAATCAGATGATTTCCTTCCTGCCGATAACGCAGTAATTAAAAAGATATGCCGGCAGATTGTCGGCTCTGAAACGAACCCTTATAATAAAGCACGGCGTATCTACACCTTTTTAACCTCCGAGATAAAAGCACGGGAAAGCAGCGCGGCAGATGCAGGACGATCTATTCTTACTGCCTTGGAAGAGAAAAACGGCAGTGCCTATGATCTTGCATTGCTGTTTTGTACGCTTGCCCGCGCTGCGGGGGTGCCGGCTATTCCGGCGGCCGGACTATTGGTTGATCAGGAGCAGAAAGCTGTGCTGCATTGGTGGGCAGCATTCTATATAAACGGTTTCGGCTGGGTTCCCGTTGATCCTGCCCTTGCGTCCGGCATTCCTTTTGATACCGGTATCGCTGATAAGGGAAGATGGTATTTCGGTAATTTGGATGCCTATCACATTGCGTTTTCTCGTGGGTATCAAAATCAAGCACCAATGCTGCCGAACGGTAAAACGACGGAAAAAGTTCGGAGCTATGCCTTTCGGTCTATTTGGGAAGAAGCAACGCCGAATATCAGCGGCTACAGTGCACTCTGGCGGATCCCGAAGATAACAGGCGTATACTAAAAAGAATTGCATTTTTTTAAATTAATTATTACATTATAAAGTGAAAAACAGCCTGTAAATGGGCGGTAACTGATAGTGTTTTTTACTTGTTTTATG
Encoded proteins:
- the murB gene encoding UDP-N-acetylmuramate dehydrogenase — protein: MFNLGEKEKKNSFPVKFCDIIQKNVKLSSFTSFKIGGNADIYIRPSSQDELAAALTFIHAERIPAILLGGGSNLLIPDEGIRGAVIHTCRLNKILLVESAGHLFVQAEAGSLVQDLTEFCAEHGLTGLEDFAGLPGTVGGAVFMNARCYEKSISDVLFSVSALYFSEKGCTLQEYNCRKEDWGYKQSPFQPSNKRYAAIDGNRPVIVSATFGVEQGDAILIRNIMESRITDRTSKGHFKLPSAGSVFKNNHAFGKPSGQLIDEAGLRGLRIGDAQVAPWHGNFIVNTGSATARDIVELIEAVQRQVKDRTGFELEPEIIFAG
- a CDS encoding anti-sigma factor — protein: MSTCPNKDLLSAYIDGEILFPWKGTIEQHLQQCATCKKIYGQYMMVHRYMQKPTAEAEFDAGDSFAKLLEKRNAVLQNKSQTQKRRWALSSGERWFSSSIRIPVSAAAAAILVFVFLPLILFFKVEHTINSVAAAQSSFTPIIPVSLEKQKPITEIDYGITQTSGTQNYAVSTKAVNTNAKFFTVGEFTRLYSKDENLFQPVESTVDLKISSSSFPLSSEYQSLYIIADPNIRISNR
- a CDS encoding transglutaminase domain-containing protein, which codes for MKLFYLIRKYPFFRFLIFSFVIGGIVAGIIFFSRSTIRSNVITAVSPQVTVPGERVTVAGKNFGQPSIHSWLMIGNDRIKSDRCIEWTDTRIVFEAPDTLYEDMLYVVTKNKQGNAVMLVNQTVFPVSSKRTADENLPFIDSLETDSGNVGDLISIHGKNFGHARNNSVVLFTGMQNAIYAQNTAKEAVLTGAECSESDFDYEFWSDRELRIRVPDAADTGNVVIITEAGMSNPVAFRLKNKYGTKTYTNTRTYRLVSEVEISDFLAETPNTFFLQIPLPQKMETQRTVTINSVQPEPFVPSYQGASIYRFHNVESGSKIQIRQEYSVSRSIVETNVNVASLRRTEQNNPLLYAAYTESDDFLPADNAVIKKICRQIVGSETNPYNKARRIYTFLTSEIKARESSAADAGRSILTALEEKNGSAYDLALLFCTLARAAGVPAIPAAGLLVDQEQKAVLHWWAAFYINGFGWVPVDPALASGIPFDTGIADKGRWYFGNLDAYHIAFSRGYQNQAPMLPNGKTTEKVRSYAFRSIWEEATPNISGYSALWRIPKITGVY
- a CDS encoding cysteine--tRNA ligase encodes the protein MSLRIYNTLGHKIEDFVPVDPKKVGFYGCGPTVYNYAHIGNLRAYVFQDTLSRLLRFLGYPVTHVMNITDIGHLSGDADDGEDKMVKTAKERGQSVLEIADFYTQAFFKDTERLNIRRPDVVCKATEHVSDMIELIKRIEANGHTYSAGGNLYYDIMTFPKYGELASINLEDLKAGARIEVDENKRNPHDFVLWFTKSKFENQALVWDSPWGRGYPGWHIECSAMSMKYLGEQFDIHTGGIDHIRIHHTNEIAQSEGATGKKWVKYWLHNEFLVMNKGKMSKSTGDFITLDKVIEAGYAPLDYRFLLLGGHYRSQLTFSWEAMETAKNARKNLEQRISNLLTEAKTFPDFPCGGLTAEQSIALLHTEKARGCFTDFVHALEEDISTPRALSVLQLAVKDKELDASEAVTLIRIFDTVLALHLIEEAEALHTGTESVDNAEEIERLVAERTEAKKNKDFKRADEIRNVLKDRGIALEDTANGTLWRKM
- a CDS encoding RNA polymerase sigma factor, with protein sequence MFDELAPLDALSDKDFKTIYDAVIPALYKVAYNVVREEDAAEDLCHDALIKMTEKEMKFPSLNDAKYWLIRVVKNAALNYAKRRVLERKVYTRAFKEDQRKIDSGETALLKDETIQDVQHALEQLPEKLRIALQLREYTELNYKEIGRILGISEGNVKVRIFRAREYLAKVIGEDNVYMP